AAAGCAGGCGTGGAAACCCGCCTTCTTCTTGACTGGGCCGGTAGCTTGACTATCTCACGTACAACGATACGTGATTTAAAAACAGCAGGAGTAAATTTTTCCTTTAGTCAAGTTCCAAAACTGCCCTTCCTTTTTTATTCTTCGCAGGTTAGAAACCACCGGAAAATTACAGTGATCGATGGAAAAATCGGTTATATCGGCGGTTTTAATATCGGAAAAGAATACATTAATAAAGATCCGAAGCTGAGCCCGTGGCGGGATTATCATTTAAAGGTGACTGGCGAGGGGGTTCATGACCTGCAAAGAGAATTTTTATTTGACTGGCGCGAGGCTGCAAAGACAGATTTGCTGTATAACACTGTCTATTTCCCTGACCTTTCAAAGGGCCCGTTTCGGCATCAGATTCTCCCGTCTGAAGGTATTTTTATTGAGGAAACCTATTCTGCGCTTATCCGAAAGGCGGAATCATCCATCATTATCGGAACGCCTTATTTTATTCCGAGCCCGCAGTTGTTCAGCGATTTAAGAAATGCATTAAAAAGAGGGATTTCCGTAACGATTCTTGTTCCGTTTAAATCGGACCATTTGCTTGTAAAGGAAGCTTCTTTTTTCTATTTTAGGAGGTTGATTAAGGAAGGAGCAAACGTCTATGAGTATATGAAAGGATTCTATCACGCAAAAGTCATCATCATTGATGATTGTATTTGTGATATTGGAACAGCAAACTTTGACAAACGAAGCCTTTTTTTAAATCATGAAATAAATTGTTATGTATTTAACAAAGTTTTTATCGACGAGGTAAAAGCAATCTTGCAAAAAGATATCCAAAATGCGAAAAAAATGGAGTTAAGCGATATATACAATATCAGGTTATGGGGAAAAATAAAAGAAATGGCAGCAATGTCGATTTCTCATTTTTTATAATACAATTGAGGGCGGGTCCGAGGAGTTTGGATCCGCCCTTTGTTTATTTTATTTTATTGCAAAACCCCCAATGACAGAAGTTTCACTTAATTTTATTGTAAGACTCCTACTGACAAAAGTTTCACTTAATAAAATTTCCCAGCCAAGGAGTGATCAGTTCAAAGGCTTTAAATCCAAGATAAATGCCGATA
The window above is part of the Bacillus methanolicus genome. Proteins encoded here:
- the cls gene encoding cardiolipin synthase, whose amino-acid sequence is MTFIIISILLIIILWLIIDYTLGRKNHLSQLERRTFPIRESNIQIFTNGPELFHDLFSELKAAKQHIHILFYIVKNDQFSQEFLTILTEKAKAGVETRLLLDWAGSLTISRTTIRDLKTAGVNFSFSQVPKLPFLFYSSQVRNHRKITVIDGKIGYIGGFNIGKEYINKDPKLSPWRDYHLKVTGEGVHDLQREFLFDWREAAKTDLLYNTVYFPDLSKGPFRHQILPSEGIFIEETYSALIRKAESSIIIGTPYFIPSPQLFSDLRNALKRGISVTILVPFKSDHLLVKEASFFYFRRLIKEGANVYEYMKGFYHAKVIIIDDCICDIGTANFDKRSLFLNHEINCYVFNKVFIDEVKAILQKDIQNAKKMELSDIYNIRLWGKIKEMAAMSISHFL